A region of Acidobacteriota bacterium DNA encodes the following proteins:
- a CDS encoding amidase yields the protein MKNIDQTRRRFMAHFAGVGLGTTLAPGILWARMQDAGAQRVTLAMVTDALKLSGIELTEEERTALVEGANRNLTGYEAIRKLHIPPDVSPPFHFSPVVPGLTVNKTRQPFRLSSAPSVKRPANLEDVAFWPVRHLAELVRTKQVSSLELTEMYLARLHRYNPLLNNVVTFLDDYGRAEAKRADSEIAAGKYKGPLHGIPWGAKDIITVKGHPTTWGSAPFKEQVLDYDASVVEMLREAGAVLIAKVTTGELAGGDNWFGGQTKNPWDPTQGSSGSSAGPSSATAAGCIAFGIGTETSGSILSPAARCGLAGLRPTFGRISRHGCMALSWTLDRVGPICRYAEDTAIVMQATAKPDGRDMSVTDVPFNWNAQFDIKKLRVGIIQDSFDSITNAAAKANAEKMLETLRGLGIAQFIPVTVPEFNPSVSGLNVERTAYFDEHIRAGRMKGTRGGNQANGRLIPAPDYLQQQRARMMMMIELAKATSHVDVYVVGSNNTGVGGGGRPPAAAGAPPAAPQPDRPQTPTQRHSSMANSAGYPAINLPNGFADTGSPTNATIFGQPYRELEIIALAKAYQDAAGFHTRKPTKLDSPPTTSQGR from the coding sequence ATGAAGAACATTGACCAGACGAGGCGGCGGTTCATGGCCCACTTCGCGGGCGTGGGCCTCGGCACCACCCTCGCGCCTGGCATTTTGTGGGCGCGCATGCAGGATGCCGGCGCCCAGCGCGTGACCCTGGCCATGGTGACCGACGCCCTCAAGCTGTCGGGCATCGAGCTGACGGAAGAGGAGCGCACCGCCCTCGTGGAGGGCGCCAATCGCAACCTCACCGGCTACGAGGCCATCCGCAAGCTCCACATTCCGCCCGATGTCTCGCCGCCGTTCCACTTCAGCCCGGTGGTGCCCGGCCTCACGGTGAACAAGACCCGCCAGCCCTTCCGGCTGAGCTCGGCGCCGTCGGTCAAGCGCCCGGCCAATCTCGAAGACGTCGCGTTCTGGCCCGTGCGCCACCTGGCCGAGCTGGTACGCACAAAGCAAGTGTCGTCACTCGAACTCACCGAGATGTACCTGGCGCGCCTGCACCGCTACAACCCGCTGCTGAACAACGTCGTCACCTTCCTGGACGACTACGGCCGCGCCGAGGCGAAGCGCGCCGACAGCGAAATTGCCGCGGGCAAGTACAAGGGACCGCTGCACGGCATCCCGTGGGGCGCCAAGGACATCATCACCGTCAAGGGCCATCCGACGACGTGGGGATCGGCGCCGTTCAAGGAACAGGTGCTTGATTACGACGCCAGCGTGGTGGAGATGCTGCGCGAGGCCGGAGCCGTGCTGATTGCCAAGGTGACGACCGGCGAACTGGCCGGTGGCGACAACTGGTTCGGCGGCCAGACCAAGAACCCGTGGGACCCGACCCAGGGCTCGAGCGGCTCGTCGGCCGGCCCCTCGTCCGCAACCGCCGCCGGCTGCATTGCCTTTGGCATAGGCACCGAGACCAGCGGATCGATCCTGAGCCCGGCGGCGCGCTGCGGCCTCGCGGGCCTGCGGCCCACGTTCGGCAGGATCAGCCGTCACGGCTGCATGGCGCTGTCGTGGACGCTCGACCGCGTCGGTCCGATCTGCCGCTACGCCGAAGACACCGCTATCGTCATGCAGGCCACTGCGAAGCCCGATGGCCGCGACATGAGCGTGACGGATGTACCCTTCAACTGGAACGCGCAGTTCGACATCAAGAAGCTGCGGGTCGGCATCATCCAGGATTCGTTCGACAGCATCACCAATGCCGCGGCCAAGGCCAACGCCGAGAAGATGCTCGAGACGTTGCGTGGTCTGGGGATTGCGCAGTTCATCCCGGTGACCGTGCCCGAGTTCAACCCCAGCGTCAGTGGCCTCAACGTCGAGCGCACGGCGTATTTCGACGAGCACATCCGCGCCGGCCGCATGAAGGGGACGCGTGGCGGCAACCAGGCCAACGGCCGGCTCATTCCGGCGCCCGATTACCTGCAGCAGCAGCGCGCGCGCATGATGATGATGATCGAGCTGGCGAAGGCCACCTCGCACGTCGACGTCTACGTGGTGGGATCGAACAACACGGGCGTGGGCGGGGGAGGCCGGCCACCGGCGGCGGCCGGGGCGCCACCAGCCGCGCCGCAGCCCGATCGGCCGCAGACACCGACGCAGCGTCACTCGAGCATGGCCAACTCGGCGGGCTATCCGGCCATCAACCTGCCGAACGGCTTTGCCGACACCGGGAGCCCGACCAACGCGACGATTTTCGGCCAGCCGTATCGCGAGCTGGAAATCATCGCGCTCGCCAAGGCCTATCAGGATGCGGCCGGCTTCCACACGAGGAAGCCCACGAAACTGGATAGTCCTCCAACGACCAGTCAGGGCAGGTAG
- a CDS encoding MFS transporter — protein MQNRLNQAALRIAVALTHRNFRLLWLGALTSSIGTWMQKIAQAWLIVTMTGSASAFYIGLDAFVGEAPILLFTLIGGVVADRRDRRHMMLMSQVVQMLVAFTLAALVFTATIQIWMVLSLSFITGLAQAFGGPAYQSLVPTLVPKDDLPNAVALNSIQFNLARVIGPIVAGTALAAFGMVACFGLNGVSFLFVIAAILALRNIHVPPAATTNMLEQMKDGLRYVRNSRNLMSVTALGFIGAFLGLPLLTFLPVITKDVFQQDVAFYSWLMTCSGAGAVVGALVVAWIGKHRHIGRLLLVFLGLFGLAMAAFSLSRTPLLSAAILFLAGGLLVMCFSLTTSLAQLLAPAELRGRVVSIYMVAFRGGSPLGGLAAGWLVTQVGSAPVVLMVNGLVLALVATFFLIKGHGLKDI, from the coding sequence TTGCAAAACCGATTGAATCAAGCCGCATTACGCATTGCGGTTGCCCTCACCCATCGCAACTTCCGGCTCCTGTGGTTAGGCGCGCTCACCTCGAGCATCGGCACCTGGATGCAGAAGATCGCCCAGGCGTGGCTGATCGTGACCATGACCGGATCGGCGTCGGCGTTCTACATCGGCCTCGACGCGTTCGTCGGCGAAGCCCCGATCCTGCTGTTCACCTTGATTGGCGGCGTGGTCGCCGATCGCCGCGACCGCCGGCACATGATGCTGATGTCGCAGGTGGTGCAGATGCTGGTGGCGTTCACGCTGGCGGCGCTGGTCTTCACCGCGACGATCCAGATCTGGATGGTCCTGTCGCTGTCGTTCATCACGGGCCTGGCGCAGGCGTTTGGCGGACCGGCGTACCAGTCGCTCGTGCCGACGCTGGTCCCTAAAGACGATCTGCCGAACGCCGTCGCGCTCAACTCGATCCAGTTCAACCTGGCGCGCGTGATTGGCCCGATCGTCGCCGGCACGGCGCTGGCCGCGTTCGGCATGGTGGCGTGCTTTGGCCTGAACGGCGTCTCGTTCCTGTTCGTGATCGCGGCGATTCTCGCGTTGCGCAACATCCACGTGCCGCCGGCGGCGACCACCAACATGCTCGAGCAGATGAAGGACGGCCTGCGCTACGTCCGCAACTCGCGCAACCTGATGTCGGTCACCGCGCTTGGTTTCATCGGCGCGTTCCTGGGCCTGCCGCTGCTGACGTTCCTGCCGGTCATTACCAAGGACGTGTTCCAGCAGGACGTGGCGTTCTATTCGTGGCTGATGACCTGCTCGGGCGCCGGCGCCGTCGTCGGCGCGCTGGTCGTGGCGTGGATTGGCAAGCATCGCCACATCGGCCGCCTGCTGCTGGTGTTCCTGGGGCTGTTCGGCCTGGCGATGGCAGCGTTCTCGCTGTCGCGGACGCCGCTGCTGAGCGCAGCGATCCTGTTCCTGGCGGGCGGATTGCTGGTGATGTGCTTCTCGCTCACCACGTCGCTGGCCCAACTGCTCGCCCCCGCCGAACTGCGCGGCCGCGTTGTCAGCATCTACATGGTGGCGTTCCGCGGCGGCTCGCCGCTCGGCGGCCTCGCTGCCGGCTGGCTGGTGACGCAAGTCGGCTCAGCGCCGGTGGTGCTGATGGTGAACGGCCTCGTCCTCGCGTTGGTCGCCACGTTCTTTCTGATCAAGGGACACGGGCTCAAGGACATCTAG
- a CDS encoding ADOP family duplicated permease encodes MLQDLRYSLRLLLRHPGFTLTAISVLALGIGVNAGIFGLINGLLLRPLPGAEAAGEIVGLYSHDRTTERGYRAFSYRGFSEVREAGGPFAVLAAHNVTMIGISEGNTTRQSFADVVSTRYFEALGVKPVFGRDFTLEEERPGSQQRSVIVSYRYWQRHNFDRDLLSKSVRVNGQDYGIIGVAPEGFGGTTAILGTELWLPLGVHDDIENDFDTRAHRKLADPETYALVAFGRLKPEVTQAQADEQLKVLAAAHESAYPAENKNRDLIVRPLSRLSISTSPSDDTQLYVPMAMLQALAAAVLLTACLNLANMMLAFGTARQKEIAIRLAVGGGRGRIVRQLLLQGLLLSLAGGAIGLVIASWAMQILVSSISTVLPIAVLLNVTPDQRVLVATLLFSAGATIAFGLWPALQLSRPDLLAALKDQAGEISGRLGRRVTVRGALVTVQLALSLALLILSGLFVRTAAAGASDDPGFRVDPLVVAQIEPKLGGYDDRRSRAVQLTTLERLRSTPGIEAAASASIIPFGDITVGTAVQREGPRLTNEDPEARGKLFRALSYTISADYFRTLGLTMLRGREFTPGEEADGAGVEPVIIDSTLAAQLFPDEDPVGRMVQFGAQYGGDAAQPMQIVGVAPPVRHDLMTREAEAHIYLSSGRSLANHMYVYARATGGLEGGAILATVRDQLNAIDAAMPVVSLKPFRTLHEQSASVWLLRAAARLFLALGLAAAFVAIVGLYGVRSYLVSRRSREFGVRMAVGAAPADVLRLVMREAFVTTAAGLAGGLVLGAALGYGLSRIMFQVSPFDVATLATAAGLLGIASLAAAFIPAWRAAGISPSTAIRATD; translated from the coding sequence GCTATCGGGCCTTTTCGTATCGCGGCTTCAGCGAGGTGCGCGAGGCCGGCGGCCCCTTTGCCGTGCTGGCCGCGCACAACGTGACCATGATCGGCATCAGCGAGGGCAACACCACGCGCCAGTCGTTTGCCGATGTCGTCAGCACGCGCTATTTCGAAGCGCTCGGCGTCAAGCCGGTCTTCGGCCGCGATTTCACGCTCGAGGAAGAACGGCCCGGCAGCCAGCAGCGCTCGGTGATCGTCAGCTATCGCTACTGGCAGCGCCACAATTTCGATCGCGACCTGTTGTCGAAGAGCGTGCGGGTCAACGGCCAGGACTACGGCATCATCGGCGTGGCGCCCGAAGGCTTCGGCGGCACCACCGCCATTCTCGGCACCGAGTTGTGGCTGCCGCTCGGCGTGCACGACGACATCGAGAACGACTTCGACACGCGCGCGCACCGCAAGCTGGCGGATCCCGAGACCTACGCCCTGGTGGCGTTCGGCCGGCTCAAGCCGGAGGTCACACAGGCGCAAGCCGACGAGCAGCTCAAGGTCCTCGCCGCCGCGCATGAAAGCGCCTACCCCGCCGAGAACAAGAACCGCGATCTCATCGTCCGGCCGCTCAGCCGCCTGAGCATCAGCACCAGTCCGAGCGACGACACGCAGCTGTACGTGCCCATGGCCATGCTGCAGGCCCTGGCCGCGGCCGTGCTGCTCACGGCGTGCCTGAACCTGGCCAACATGATGCTGGCGTTCGGTACCGCCCGGCAGAAAGAGATTGCGATCCGTCTCGCCGTCGGCGGCGGGCGCGGGCGCATTGTCCGGCAGCTGCTGCTGCAGGGGCTGCTGCTCTCGCTCGCCGGCGGCGCCATCGGGCTCGTGATCGCGTCGTGGGCCATGCAGATCCTGGTGTCGTCGATCTCCACGGTGCTGCCGATCGCCGTGCTGCTCAACGTGACGCCGGATCAACGCGTCCTGGTGGCCACGCTCCTGTTCAGCGCCGGCGCCACGATCGCGTTCGGCCTCTGGCCGGCGCTGCAACTGTCGCGGCCGGATCTGCTGGCCGCGCTCAAGGACCAGGCCGGCGAGATCAGCGGCCGTCTCGGCCGCCGGGTCACGGTGCGCGGCGCGCTGGTCACCGTGCAGCTCGCGCTGTCGCTGGCGCTGCTGATCCTGAGCGGCCTGTTCGTGCGCACGGCCGCCGCCGGCGCCTCGGACGACCCGGGCTTCCGCGTCGATCCGCTGGTGGTCGCGCAGATCGAACCCAAGCTCGGCGGCTACGACGACCGGCGCAGCCGCGCGGTGCAGTTGACGACGCTCGAACGGCTGCGGAGCACGCCGGGCATCGAGGCAGCCGCATCGGCGTCGATCATCCCCTTCGGCGACATCACGGTCGGCACTGCCGTGCAGCGCGAAGGCCCGCGCCTGACGAACGAAGATCCCGAGGCGCGCGGCAAGCTGTTCCGCGCCCTCAGCTACACGATCAGCGCCGACTACTTCCGCACGCTGGGCCTGACCATGCTGCGCGGCCGCGAGTTCACGCCGGGCGAGGAAGCGGATGGCGCGGGGGTCGAGCCGGTGATCATCGACTCAACGCTCGCGGCACAGCTCTTCCCCGACGAGGATCCGGTGGGCCGGATGGTGCAGTTTGGCGCGCAGTACGGCGGTGACGCTGCGCAGCCGATGCAGATCGTGGGGGTGGCCCCGCCGGTGCGCCACGACCTGATGACGCGCGAGGCCGAGGCGCACATCTACCTGTCGTCGGGCCGCAGCCTGGCCAACCACATGTATGTCTATGCCCGCGCGACCGGCGGCCTCGAGGGCGGCGCCATCCTGGCCACGGTGCGCGATCAGCTGAATGCGATCGATGCGGCGATGCCGGTGGTGTCGCTGAAGCCGTTTCGCACGCTGCACGAACAGAGCGCCTCGGTATGGCTGCTGCGAGCCGCCGCGCGGTTGTTCCTCGCGCTCGGCCTCGCCGCCGCCTTCGTCGCCATTGTCGGCCTCTACGGCGTGCGCAGCTACCTGGTATCGCGACGCTCGCGCGAGTTCGGCGTGCGCATGGCCGTCGGCGCCGCACCGGCCGACGTGCTGCGATTGGTGATGCGCGAAGCGTTTGTCACCACTGCGGCGGGGCTCGCCGGCGGGCTGGTGCTCGGCGCCGCGCTCGGCTACGGGCTGAGCCGCATCATGTTCCAGGTCAGCCCGTTCGACGTGGCCACGCTGGCCACGGCCGCAGGGCTGCTGGGGATCGCGTCATTGGCCGCGGCCTTCATCCCGGCATGGCGTGCCGCCGGCATCTCACCCAGCACAGCCATTCGAGCCACCGATTAA
- a CDS encoding NmrA/HSCARG family protein, with protein sequence MTKRIILISGATGQQGGATARALAGKGFTIRALTRNPDSDAAKALAATGAELVKGDLDDEASLKAALADAWGAYAVQNTWTAGVEGEEAQGHRFARAARAAGVQHFVYASVASADRKTGIPHFDNKSRVEDTVRSLGFTSYAIIRPVFFMENLPSPWFLNGDKLVSALDPKTVLQMIAVRDIGQYGALAFTDERFRNLELDIAGDAATMPQTAEILSGALGRTIEYLQIPMSEIRKNSDDFALMLEWFEAVGYDADIAGNAKTYGVKPTSLKEWAAHLKK encoded by the coding sequence ATGACGAAGCGCATTATTCTGATCTCCGGCGCGACTGGCCAGCAGGGCGGCGCGACGGCGCGCGCGCTGGCCGGCAAGGGCTTCACGATCCGCGCGCTCACCCGTAATCCTGACAGCGATGCCGCCAAGGCATTGGCCGCCACCGGCGCCGAGCTCGTCAAGGGCGACCTGGATGACGAGGCGTCGTTGAAGGCCGCGCTGGCCGATGCGTGGGGCGCCTACGCGGTGCAGAACACGTGGACGGCCGGCGTGGAAGGCGAAGAAGCGCAGGGCCATCGTTTTGCCAGGGCCGCGCGCGCGGCCGGCGTGCAGCACTTCGTGTATGCGTCGGTGGCGTCGGCCGATCGCAAGACCGGCATTCCCCACTTCGACAACAAGTCGCGCGTCGAAGACACCGTGCGCAGCCTCGGGTTCACGTCCTACGCCATCATCCGCCCGGTGTTCTTCATGGAGAACCTGCCCAGCCCGTGGTTCCTGAATGGCGACAAGCTGGTGAGCGCGCTCGACCCGAAGACGGTCCTCCAGATGATTGCCGTGAGGGACATCGGCCAGTACGGCGCGCTCGCGTTTACCGACGAGCGCTTCAGGAACCTCGAGCTCGACATTGCCGGCGATGCGGCCACCATGCCGCAGACCGCCGAGATCCTGAGCGGCGCACTCGGCCGCACGATCGAGTACCTGCAGATCCCGATGAGCGAGATCCGCAAGAACAGCGACGACTTCGCGTTGATGCTGGAATGGTTCGAAGCCGTGGGCTACGACGCCGACATCGCCGGGAATGCGAAGACATATGGCGTGAAGCCCACCTCACTCAAAGAGTGGGCCGCACACCTGAAGAAATAG